A region from the Desulfitobacterium dehalogenans ATCC 51507 genome encodes:
- the sfsA gene encoding DNA/RNA nuclease SfsA encodes MKYTNIREGKFLSRPNRFIAKVETNGKEEICHVKNTGRCKELLIPGVTVFLQEADFEHRKTKYDLIGVRKGNRLINMDSQVPNKVFREWLEKEYFQELQRIKQEHTFQNSRFDFYLEAGERKILVEVKGVTLEEEGVALFPDAPTERGVKHLNELSQAVDAGYEAYVVFIIQMKNVHYFTPNVKTHKAFGEALIQAEKRGVKILALDCEVTEDSIEARDFVKVKLVELNG; translated from the coding sequence TTCTTTCTCGACCCAATCGGTTCATTGCTAAGGTAGAAACCAACGGAAAAGAAGAAATTTGTCATGTTAAGAATACAGGACGCTGTAAAGAATTGTTAATACCGGGAGTGACGGTTTTCCTTCAAGAAGCGGATTTTGAACATAGGAAAACAAAATACGACCTTATCGGAGTTCGTAAAGGGAATAGGCTCATCAACATGGACAGTCAGGTGCCGAACAAGGTGTTTCGTGAATGGTTAGAAAAAGAGTATTTTCAGGAGCTTCAGCGTATTAAGCAGGAACACACCTTTCAAAATTCACGCTTTGATTTTTACCTGGAAGCAGGGGAGAGGAAAATCCTGGTTGAAGTGAAAGGAGTAACTTTAGAGGAAGAGGGTGTAGCGCTCTTTCCCGATGCTCCCACAGAACGGGGCGTTAAGCACCTTAACGAATTGAGTCAGGCTGTGGACGCAGGGTATGAGGCCTATGTGGTGTTCATCATTCAAATGAAAAATGTCCACTATTTCACCCCTAATGTCAAAACCCATAAAGCCTTTGGGGAAGCATTGATTCAAGCTGAAAAGCGGGGAGTAAAAATCCTCGCTTTGGACTGCGAGGTAACGGAGGATTCTATAGAGGCCAGGGATTTTGTAAAGGTCAAATTAGTTGAGCTTAATGGTTAG
- a CDS encoding DegT/DnrJ/EryC1/StrS family aminotransferase — MNNRVIPFSPPDITDQEINAVVEVLKSGWITSGPKVRLLEEKLQEYCRADHAVALASNSQGLDLILKVLNISGDAEILTTPYTYVATSNAALHQGIKPTFIDLKKDSFFMDEEKLYDAITDKTKAILTVDIGGVPMDYDVVKSILKEKNREDILLISDSAHSIGSTYKGDPVGTQFDFHVFSFHAVKNLTTAEGGAITFNGDRDNLAQVFKYSSLNGQTKDALSKMKAGAWRYDILIDGMKCNMTDIGAAIGLVQLERYDKILGQRKKLSHIYHSILSEKEWALLPLLENDIMESSYHLYPLRIKGFTEEQRDQVIQELADMGIATNVHYIPIPMFTYYKELGYDIQDYPNAYAQYANEITLPLYSILTSGDCEYVAENVIKTVEKHIK; from the coding sequence ATGAATAATCGAGTGATTCCTTTTTCACCACCTGATATAACCGACCAAGAAATCAATGCTGTGGTCGAAGTCCTCAAATCCGGTTGGATTACCAGCGGCCCCAAGGTTCGTTTACTGGAGGAGAAGCTCCAGGAGTATTGCCGGGCAGATCATGCTGTTGCCCTTGCCAGCAATTCTCAAGGGCTGGATCTTATACTTAAAGTACTCAATATTTCGGGAGATGCCGAAATTTTAACAACCCCCTATACTTATGTGGCCACATCCAATGCCGCCCTTCATCAGGGAATTAAACCTACCTTTATCGATCTCAAGAAAGACAGCTTCTTTATGGATGAGGAAAAGCTCTATGATGCCATCACCGATAAGACCAAGGCTATACTCACCGTGGATATTGGCGGTGTTCCCATGGATTATGATGTGGTCAAGTCTATCTTAAAGGAAAAAAACCGGGAGGATATCCTGCTGATTTCCGATTCCGCCCACTCCATTGGTTCTACCTATAAAGGAGACCCGGTAGGAACTCAATTTGATTTCCATGTCTTCTCCTTCCACGCTGTTAAGAACTTGACCACTGCTGAAGGGGGAGCCATTACCTTCAATGGTGATCGGGACAACTTAGCTCAGGTCTTCAAGTACAGTTCCTTGAATGGGCAAACAAAAGATGCCCTATCCAAGATGAAGGCGGGTGCATGGCGTTACGATATCTTAATTGATGGAATGAAGTGCAATATGACTGATATCGGGGCTGCCATTGGCCTGGTTCAATTGGAACGCTATGATAAAATTCTTGGTCAACGAAAGAAACTCTCCCATATTTATCATTCCATACTCTCGGAAAAAGAGTGGGCACTCTTACCGTTATTGGAAAATGATATTATGGAAAGCTCTTACCATCTCTATCCTTTGCGGATCAAAGGATTCACTGAGGAGCAAAGAGATCAGGTGATTCAAGAGCTGGCAGACATGGGCATAGCTACCAATGTTCACTATATTCCCATCCCCATGTTTACTTATTATAAAGAGTTGGGCTACGATATTCAGGATTACCCCAATGCCTATGCCCAATATGCCAATGAAATCACCCTTCCCCTCTATTCCATCCTGACCTCCGGCGACTGTGAATACGTAGCCGAAAACGTCATAAAAACTGTTGAGAAGCATATAAAATAA
- a CDS encoding polyphosphate polymerase domain-containing protein: MSKYRQEIKMGINEFDKRVLASRLSCIMQRDKHGEEDGSYKVRSLYFDDLSDTAFHNKLMGVKYREKFRIRTYGDSSLIRLEKKVKDNQLGYKETARLTRDECERLLEGEYHFLRERSERVCRQLYIKLRTGLFLPKTIVEYDREAYIWEPGRIRITFDSNVRTGLGSVDFFNTSLPLVPAGYGNTVILEIKYDEYLPRHISQLLQLDSRHKSAISKYVLCRCYD, from the coding sequence GTGAGCAAATACCGGCAGGAAATTAAAATGGGAATTAATGAGTTTGATAAGAGAGTTTTGGCCAGCCGGCTTTCGTGCATTATGCAAAGGGATAAACATGGAGAAGAGGATGGTTCTTATAAAGTGCGCAGTCTGTATTTCGATGATCTAAGTGATACAGCTTTTCACAATAAGCTTATGGGTGTGAAGTATCGGGAAAAGTTCAGAATCCGGACCTATGGGGACTCCTCCTTGATTCGCCTGGAGAAAAAGGTCAAGGACAATCAGCTTGGCTATAAAGAAACCGCCAGGTTGACCCGTGACGAATGTGAACGCCTCTTGGAGGGTGAGTATCATTTTCTGCGGGAACGGTCTGAGCGGGTATGCCGGCAGCTTTATATCAAATTAAGAACGGGTCTGTTTTTACCGAAGACCATCGTGGAATATGACCGGGAAGCCTATATATGGGAGCCGGGGCGGATTCGCATTACCTTTGATAGTAATGTGCGTACAGGGCTTGGTTCCGTGGATTTTTTCAATACCAGTTTACCTCTGGTGCCGGCGGGGTATGGAAACACCGTCATTCTGGAAATTAAATATGATGAATACCTGCCCCGCCACATTAGCCAACTGCTTCAATTAGACAGCCGGCATAAGTCGGCCATCTCCAAGTATGTGCTTTGCAGGTGTTATGATTAA
- a CDS encoding DUF4956 domain-containing protein, which yields MNNGNTFNFPDLFKNNVLESAVSQFSAVDVSLSLLISFLIGLFIYAVYKKTFNGVMYSKNFNISLVAMAMITTLIIMGVTSNIVISLGMVGALSIVRFRTAVKDPIDIVYLFWAIAAGIVTGAGQYLLGILGSIVVGVMLILFTYKSSTEIPYMVVAHCQDNSAEKRFLETLSRHVKRHNIRSKAVRSGQGIELTVEVRLKEDDTDFVNQLAILEGIGDVVLVSYNGELAV from the coding sequence ATGAATAATGGGAATACGTTTAACTTTCCCGATCTCTTTAAAAATAATGTCCTGGAGAGTGCAGTCAGTCAATTTTCCGCGGTTGATGTATCTTTGAGTCTTTTGATTTCATTCCTCATAGGTTTGTTCATCTATGCCGTCTATAAAAAAACTTTTAACGGGGTAATGTATTCCAAGAACTTCAACATATCCCTGGTGGCGATGGCTATGATCACTACGCTGATTATCATGGGAGTTACATCAAACATTGTCATATCTCTGGGGATGGTGGGTGCTTTAAGTATTGTTCGCTTTCGGACAGCAGTAAAAGATCCCATCGATATCGTATATTTGTTTTGGGCTATTGCAGCAGGAATTGTCACGGGAGCAGGGCAATATCTCTTAGGTATTTTGGGTTCGATCGTTGTGGGAGTCATGCTGATTCTCTTCACTTATAAATCCAGTACGGAGATCCCCTATATGGTGGTGGCCCATTGCCAGGATAATTCTGCGGAAAAACGATTCCTGGAAACGTTAAGCCGCCATGTTAAACGGCACAATATTCGTTCCAAGGCTGTCCGCAGCGGTCAGGGAATTGAACTGACCGTCGAGGTGCGGTTGAAAGAAGATGACACTGATTTTGTCAATCAATTAGCAATTTTAGAAGGGATAGGGGATGTGGTCCTCGTCAGTTATAACGGTGAGCTCGCAGTTTAG
- a CDS encoding CotH kinase family protein — MNKNLVGIIMVMLGVSLLIFIGFTALNYNEPRGSEAVLDSVLDKDRVMEIHVTLDEEDYRDMLNNPMAEEYKIARVEIDGEMVDNVGFRVKGNSSLTMVANSDSDRYSFKLDFDQYIDGQKYKGLTKLNLNNSISDPSYMREYLSYSLFKEMGVATPGFAYANIYVNEEKVGLYLAVEGIEEPFLERYYGSGYGNLYKPDGTGSDLVYIDDNIKSYSGIKAAVHKKSGADAALLKMIKTLNEGQELEKVINVEETLKYFAVNTVLVSMDSYQGNMKHNYYLYEEDGVFTILPWDYNMSFGGFSMGRGGNSSPTTLTIDEPVSGTTLEERPLIGKLLEVEEYKELYHQYIRDFIQGSFSVETMTKEIKRVADLIRPHLAEDPTKFYTMEQFEEAIGEGAAQETSLLESSQEEGSIIESGIPGENQGDKRLPGGDRGGMPGDNRGGNMMMGENTIGLQKFVRERILNVAQQLNGEIPSIGSESDSAFPREGGMEFPNGLQPPNGGAGGERPQPGMAMGEGKGQFPEGGVQGGPFRNGENKPVDRGVMSTEQLTVIGAFLGLLSLLTILILKKKTKYTS, encoded by the coding sequence ATGAATAAAAATCTAGTCGGGATAATTATGGTAATGCTGGGGGTCTCTCTGCTCATCTTTATAGGGTTTACAGCTCTGAACTATAATGAACCAAGGGGTTCGGAGGCTGTTTTGGATTCGGTATTGGATAAGGATCGTGTCATGGAGATTCATGTTACTTTGGATGAAGAAGATTATAGGGATATGCTGAATAACCCTATGGCAGAAGAGTATAAAATAGCTAGAGTGGAGATTGACGGCGAAATGGTAGACAATGTGGGTTTTCGGGTCAAGGGAAACTCAAGCTTGACTATGGTGGCCAATAGCGACTCGGATCGTTATAGTTTTAAGCTTGATTTTGATCAATATATTGATGGACAAAAATATAAGGGTTTGACCAAGCTAAACTTGAATAATTCCATAAGCGATCCCTCTTATATGCGGGAATACTTATCCTACTCCCTTTTTAAGGAGATGGGTGTTGCCACACCCGGTTTTGCTTATGCCAACATCTATGTGAATGAGGAAAAGGTTGGACTCTATCTGGCGGTGGAGGGCATTGAGGAACCCTTTCTCGAACGCTATTATGGAAGCGGATACGGGAATCTGTATAAGCCGGACGGTACGGGCAGCGACTTGGTATACATTGATGACAACATCAAATCTTATAGCGGTATTAAGGCTGCCGTCCACAAGAAATCAGGTGCCGATGCCGCCCTTTTGAAGATGATCAAAACCCTCAATGAAGGCCAGGAGTTGGAAAAAGTCATTAATGTAGAGGAAACCCTGAAGTACTTTGCGGTGAACACCGTCTTGGTCAGCATGGACAGCTACCAGGGAAACATGAAGCATAACTATTATCTTTATGAAGAGGATGGAGTATTCACTATTTTGCCCTGGGATTATAATATGTCCTTTGGTGGTTTCAGTATGGGCCGGGGAGGGAATTCTTCACCCACAACCCTGACGATCGATGAGCCTGTATCAGGAACCACCCTTGAGGAACGGCCTTTGATTGGGAAGCTTTTGGAGGTCGAAGAGTACAAGGAGTTGTACCACCAGTATATCCGGGATTTTATTCAAGGTTCTTTCTCAGTTGAAACCATGACTAAGGAGATTAAGCGGGTAGCCGACCTGATTCGTCCTCACTTGGCAGAAGATCCTACCAAGTTTTACACCATGGAACAATTTGAAGAAGCTATTGGAGAAGGGGCTGCTCAAGAGACTTCTTTATTGGAGAGTTCTCAAGAAGAAGGAAGTATTATTGAGAGTGGAATTCCCGGAGAGAATCAGGGCGATAAGAGGCTGCCTGGGGGAGACCGTGGCGGTATGCCAGGGGACAATCGCGGGGGGAACATGATGATGGGAGAGAATACCATCGGCCTTCAAAAGTTTGTCCGGGAGCGTATCCTCAATGTAGCTCAACAACTGAATGGAGAAATACCCAGTATAGGTTCCGAATCTGATTCAGCTTTCCCAAGGGAAGGAGGAATGGAGTTTCCCAACGGCCTTCAGCCCCCTAATGGCGGAGCCGGCGGGGAAAGACCTCAACCGGGAATGGCTATGGGTGAAGGCAAAGGGCAGTTTCCTGAGGGAGGGGTACAAGGCGGACCCTTCAGGAATGGGGAGAATAAGCCTGTGGATAGAGGTGTTATGAGTACAGAACAGCTTACTGTGATAGGGGCGTTTCTGGGACTCCTGTCACTTCTCACGATTTTGATTCTTAAGAAAAAGACTAAATATACTTCTTGA
- a CDS encoding aminotransferase class V-fold PLP-dependent enzyme: MIYFDNAATTWPKPECVYEAVDQCLRNKGANPSRSGHFMALLAGQIVLNARGQIAEFFNISDPLQVVFTSNATEALNLGLKGLLKPGDHVITSSLEHNALTRPLEMLRSQGVEVTKLQTSVQEGLHPEQVEAAIQNNTKLIVLSHASNVMGLIHPIGEIGRIAREKSVLFMVDSAQTAGSIPIDVQAMGIDLLVFAGHKGLLGPQGTGGLYLREDLQLDTLKEGGTGANSEEPFQPEESPERYESGTLNTPGIAGLGAGIEFIKQEGIEKIREKERSLTRQLMLGLSEIPGVILYGPNPSVERAPVISINLEGREPSEVSYLLDKLYGIASRPGLHCAPDAHKTLGTFKQGTVRLSLGYFNTSQEVEECLDAVARLSSSNKK; encoded by the coding sequence ATGATTTATTTTGATAATGCGGCCACAACCTGGCCAAAGCCGGAATGTGTTTATGAGGCAGTGGATCAATGCCTGCGCAACAAAGGGGCGAACCCCAGTCGCTCCGGTCATTTTATGGCCTTGCTTGCCGGGCAGATTGTCCTCAATGCCCGGGGGCAAATCGCCGAGTTTTTTAATATCTCTGATCCTTTGCAAGTGGTTTTTACCTCCAATGCCACGGAAGCTCTTAATTTAGGTCTGAAAGGGTTATTGAAGCCGGGGGATCATGTTATTACCAGCTCACTTGAACATAATGCCTTAACTCGTCCGTTGGAAATGCTCCGCAGTCAGGGTGTAGAAGTAACCAAGCTGCAGACCTCTGTGCAAGAAGGATTGCATCCTGAACAAGTGGAAGCAGCGATTCAAAACAATACAAAGCTCATTGTACTCAGCCATGCTTCCAATGTGATGGGGTTAATTCACCCCATTGGTGAGATCGGCAGGATTGCCAGGGAAAAGAGCGTCCTTTTTATGGTGGATTCAGCTCAGACGGCAGGCTCCATTCCCATCGATGTCCAAGCAATGGGCATCGACCTTTTGGTCTTTGCCGGACATAAGGGATTATTGGGTCCTCAAGGAACAGGTGGCTTATATCTTCGAGAGGATTTGCAGCTCGACACTCTTAAGGAAGGGGGAACAGGAGCGAATTCAGAGGAACCTTTCCAGCCGGAAGAGAGTCCGGAACGCTATGAGAGCGGAACGCTCAATACACCGGGAATTGCTGGTCTAGGGGCGGGGATAGAATTCATCAAGCAGGAGGGAATAGAGAAGATTCGGGAAAAGGAAAGAAGCCTCACCCGGCAGTTGATGCTGGGCTTAAGTGAAATTCCCGGCGTAATTCTTTATGGCCCTAACCCTTCTGTAGAAAGGGCACCTGTCATATCGATTAACTTGGAGGGAAGAGAACCTTCAGAGGTTTCCTACCTCTTGGATAAGCTTTATGGAATCGCTTCAAGACCGGGCTTGCACTGTGCCCCCGATGCTCACAAAACCCTTGGTACCTTCAAACAAGGAACAGTTCGCTTAAGCTTAGGATACTTTAATACAAGCCAAGAGGTGGAGGAGTGTCTTGACGCTGTTGCCAGGCTTAGCTCCTCGAACAAGAAATAA